In the genome of Methanobrevibacter boviskoreani JH1, one region contains:
- a CDS encoding radical SAM protein gives MADIKGKQDQSGPSVEIGKGNHKAERFAHITKAHPCFNEKLHDKVGRAHIPIAPKCNIGCNFCVRSFHEPDEDRPGVSACILNPEQGIEHVEKILKEEPISVVGVAGPGDSLANEETFEFFRKLNEIHPEIIKCMSTNGLLLPEKAQEIADCNINTVTVTINAIDPEILKDIVGFVHYHGKVYRGVEGAKILIKNQLEGIELLDDLGVIVKVNSVLIPGLNDQHIEEIAKEVSKRGASLMNVLPLIPLNKMENYERPDCLLIENTREKVEEYLPVFRACTQCRADAYGIPGKKSHDHNLGVTPSSHF, from the coding sequence ATGGCTGATATTAAAGGTAAACAAGATCAATCTGGACCTTCAGTTGAAATAGGTAAAGGAAATCATAAAGCAGAAAGATTCGCTCATATTACTAAAGCTCATCCATGTTTTAATGAAAAATTACATGATAAAGTAGGTAGGGCACATATTCCTATTGCACCAAAATGTAATATTGGATGTAATTTCTGTGTAAGGTCATTCCATGAACCTGATGAAGATAGACCTGGTGTTTCAGCATGTATATTAAATCCAGAACAAGGTATTGAGCATGTTGAAAAAATATTAAAGGAAGAACCTATATCTGTTGTAGGTGTAGCAGGACCTGGGGATTCTTTAGCAAATGAAGAAACATTTGAATTCTTTAGAAAATTAAATGAAATTCATCCTGAAATTATTAAATGTATGAGTACTAATGGGCTTTTACTTCCTGAAAAGGCTCAAGAAATTGCAGACTGTAATATAAATACTGTAACAGTTACAATAAATGCAATAGATCCTGAAATCCTTAAAGATATTGTGGGCTTTGTTCATTATCATGGTAAAGTTTACAGGGGAGTTGAAGGTGCCAAAATACTTATTAAAAACCAACTTGAAGGTATTGAATTACTTGATGATTTAGGTGTAATTGTAAAGGTCAATTCAGTACTTATTCCTGGATTAAATGATCAACATATTGAAGAGATTGCAAAAGAGGTTTCTAAACGTGGTGCTTCTTTAATGAATGTTCTTCCTCTCATACCATTAAATAAAATGGAAAATTATGAGCGTCCTGATTGTCTATTAATTGAAAACACTAGGGAAAAAGTTGAAGAATATCTTCCAGTTTTCAGAGCATGTACCCAATGTAGGGCAGATGCTTATGGAATTCCTGGTAAGAAAAGTCATGACCATAATCTTGGCGTAACTCCAAGTAGTCATTTCTAA
- a CDS encoding methanogenesis marker 17 protein, translating into MLVESYDKDGAEVYDMIIRQIFQDLQLGPSVTDMKAFVDPKEVVFIMAIKTKKTSSNTYLKEVAHTKFFKDNNQTNVFVDDENYLPHILKVLWDKYGRENVHQPDRYTIVLDGDQRFIEEYVVDNPSINLQKRVYDGIYRIVPEGFKVIKDVSRDGIIAIVATDELIRDKWVEKAEEYIDELNS; encoded by the coding sequence ATGTTAGTTGAATCATATGATAAAGATGGAGCAGAAGTTTATGATATGATTATTAGGCAGATTTTCCAAGATCTCCAACTTGGACCCTCTGTTACAGATATGAAAGCTTTTGTAGATCCTAAAGAAGTAGTTTTCATCATGGCTATTAAGACTAAAAAAACTAGTTCAAATACCTATTTAAAAGAGGTTGCACATACCAAATTCTTTAAAGATAATAATCAAACTAATGTATTTGTTGATGATGAGAATTACCTTCCACATATTCTTAAAGTATTATGGGATAAATATGGACGTGAAAATGTTCACCAGCCTGATAGATATACAATTGTCTTAGACGGTGATCAGAGGTTTATTGAGGAGTATGTTGTAGATAACCCTTCAATTAATCTTCAAAAAAGAGTTTATGATGGAATTTATAGGATTGTTCCTGAAGGTTTTAAAGTAATTAAAGATGTTTCCCGTGATGGGATAATTGCTATTGTTGCTACTGATGAATTAATAAGAGATAAATGGGTTGAAAAAGCAGAGGAGTATATTGATGAATTAAATTCCTGA